One Anthonomus grandis grandis chromosome 12, icAntGran1.3, whole genome shotgun sequence DNA window includes the following coding sequences:
- the LOC126743241 gene encoding myrosinase 1-like, whose translation MNWLKKLFWYCLLIEGFIIVNGSKKFPGTFKIGVGTSAYQVEGGWNADGKGESWWDYALNTQCNTADCGNGNVAGDNYHKYKEDIAIMKDLNAGFYRFSISWSRILPTGFANETNQAGIDYYLDLLKTLKENNIDAAVTLYHWDLPQNLAQYGGWLNEQTAEWFGEYARVAFELFGDYVKYWLTINEPHVFCLGGYGSYHGMGFMCPGETDENATKIYQCSKVALLAHATAYHIYDTEFRAKQGGKVTLVTDSSWYEPISNDTKDLEAWDRELQFQLGWFAHPVYLGNWPQVMIERIAERSKGEGFAQSRLPELSQEEIDFINGTFDFFALNTYSSTLIGWADDSPISQPSYDLDTNVYATSDPSWTFAEVGYVVSWPLGIRKLVKWINDQYNPGEIFITENGWTSGDYLNDTDRITYQTSYLENVLDAVLIDNVPVTHYTVWSLIDTFEWGSGYTVKFGMVQIDFESDNKTRTYKDSANWFKKVATERCVGC comes from the exons ATGAATTGGTTAAAGAAACTTTTCTGGTATTGTTTACTGATTGAAGG GTTCATAATCGTAAACGGTTCCAAAAAGTTTCCAGGTACCTTTAAAATAGGAGTTGGTACCTCCGCCTACCAAGTGGAAGGAGGATGGAATGCCGATGGAAAAGGTGAAAGTTGGTGGGATTACGCCCTAAATACACAAT GTAATACGGCGGATTGTGGAAATGGCAATGTTGCTGGGGATAACTATCATAAGTATAAGGAAGACATTGCTATTATGAAAGATCTAAATGCGGGATTTTATAG attttctatttcttGGTCCCGAATTCTTCCAACTGGTTTCGCTAATGAGACAAACCAAGCAGGAATCGATTACTATCTTGATCTCTTAAAG aCCCTAAAAGAAAACAACATTGACGCCGCAGTAACTCTATATCACTGGGACCTACCACAAAATCTGGCGCAATATGGCGGATGGCTCAACGAACAAACAGCCGAATGGTTTGGCGAGTATGCTCGAGTAGCCTTCGAATTATTTGGAGATTACGTGAAATACTGGCTTACTATTAATGAGCCTCATGTATTTTGTCTGGGAGG ttaCGGTTCTTACCATGGTATGGGCTTTATGTGTCCAGGTGAAACAGACGAGAATGCCACAAAAATTTATCAGTGCAGTAAAGTGGCTCTTTTGGCACACGCTACAGCTTACCATATATATGATACAGAGTTTAGGGCTAAGCAAGGAG GTAAAGTTACCTTAGTAACTGACAGCTCATGGTACGAACCGATTTCCAATGATACCAAGGATTTGGAAGCATGGGATAGGGAGCTTCAATTCCAATTAG GTTGGTTTGCTCATCCTGTATACTTGGGTAACTGGCCTCAAGTTATGATTGAGAGGATCGCTGAAAGAAGTAAGGGAGAGGGATTTGCTCAAAGTAGATTGCCGGAGCTTAGCCAGGaagaaattgattttattaatgggacttttgacttttttgctttaaatac gTACTCGAGCACTCTTATCGGTTGGGCTGATGACTCTCCAATAAGTCAACCCAGCTATGATCTGGACACGAACGTATATGCTACTTCTGACCCCTCTTGGACCTTTGCTGag gttGGATATGTGGTTTCTTGGCCTTTGGGCATCAGGAAACTGGTAAAGTGGATTAACGACCAATATAATCCGGGGGAAATTTTCATTACTGAAAACGGATGGACGAGCGGTGATTATCTGAACGATACTGATAGGATTACTTATCAAACT AGTTATCTAGAAAATGTCTTGGATGCCGTTTTAATAGATAACGTGCCTGTTACCCATTATACTGTATGGAGCTTAATCGATACCTTTGAATGGGGTAGCGGATATAC agtTAAATTTGGCATGGTGCAGATAGATTTTGAGAGTGATAATAAGACAAGGACATACAAGGACTCAGCAAATTGGTTTAAGAAGGTTGCGACAGAAAGATGTGTTGGATGCTAA